The Triticum aestivum cultivar Chinese Spring chromosome 7B, IWGSC CS RefSeq v2.1, whole genome shotgun sequence genome window below encodes:
- the LOC123159722 gene encoding inositol-tetrakisphosphate 1-kinase 4-like, which translates to MGGMAAEQEAPAPTRSPPHTYTIGYAMQPDKLDTVIQPSLIALAAERGMRLVAVDPSRPLVDQGPFHLLIHKLYDEAWRAQLEAFSAAHPTVPVVDPPAAIGRLLDRGSMLDVVSELNATVRVGSLGAPRQVAIDDAASLTDPAVVGALQFPLIAKPLDVDGSVSSHAMSLIYRRAGLAALQPPLVLQEFVNHGGVLFKIYVIGGHATCVRRRSLPDVPAERLLDLEGDASVPFHNVSSLTTVHADTDDDVGDDAEMPPPGFVEEVGRGLRRALGLQLFNFDMIRGRKAGGQYFIIDINYFPGFNKLPGYEIALTDFFDEMIRGAADTTDEADGTQASNVL; encoded by the coding sequence ATGGGAGGAATGGCGGCCGAGCAGGAGGCACCGGCGCCGACACGATCTCCGCCGCACACCTACACCATCGGCTACGCGATGCAGCCCGACAAGCTGGACACCGTCATCCAGCCGTCGCTCATCGCCCTGGCAGCCGAGCGCGGCATGCGGCTCGTCGCAGTCGACCCCTCCCGCCCGCTCGTGGACCAGGGTCCCTTCCACCTCCTCATCCACAAGCTCTACGACGAGGCGTGGCGCGCGCAGCTGGAGGCCTTCTCCGCGGCCCACCCCACGGTCCCCGTCGTCGACCCTCCCGCCGCCATCGGCCGCCTGCTCGACCGCGGGTCCATGCTCGACGTCGTCTCCGAGCTCAACGCCACCGTCCGCGTGggctccctgggcgcgccccgccAGGTCGCCATCGACGACGCCGCGTCGCTCACCGACCCGGCCGTCGTCGGGGCGCTCCAGTTCCCGCTCATCGCCAAGCCGCTGGACGTGGACGGCAGCGTCAGCTCCCACGCCATGTCGCTCATCTACCGCCGCGCGGGCCTCGCGGCGCTGCAGCCCCCGCTCGTGCTCCAGGAGTTCGTGAACCACGGCGGCGTGCTGTTCAAGATCTACGTGATCGGCGGCCACGCCACGTGCGTGCGGCGGCGCAGCCTGCCGGACGTGCCGGCGGAGCGGCTGCTGGACCTGGAGGGCGACGCGTCGGTGCCCTTCCACAACGTGTCCAGCCTGACGACGGTGCACGCCGACACGGACGACGACGTGGGCGACGACGCCGAGATGCCGCCGCCCGGGTTCGTGGAGGAGGTCGGGCGCGGGCTGCGGCGCGCGCTGGGGCTGCAGCTGTTCAACTTCGACATGATACGCGGGAGGAAGGCCGGTGGGCAGTACTTCATCATCGACATCAACTACTTCCCCGGGTTCAACAAGCTGCCGGGGTACGAGATTGCCCTCACCGATTTCTTCGACGAGATGATTCGCGGCGCCGCCGATACAACCGACGAGGCCGACGGTACCCAAGCCTCCAACGTTCTCTGA